A window of Oncorhynchus tshawytscha isolate Ot180627B linkage group LG10, Otsh_v2.0, whole genome shotgun sequence contains these coding sequences:
- the LOC112260095 gene encoding mitotic spindle assembly checkpoint protein MAD2A: MTSTLKGITLKGSAELVAEFFSFGINSILYQRGIYPPETFSRVTQYDMSLQLTTDTKLKSYLTNVVSQLKEWLFDCTVQKLVLVITCLETSEVLERWQFDIECDKSAKEISAPREKSIKSIQDEIRSVIRQITATVTFLPLLETACAFDLLVYTDKDLEVPDKWEESGPQIIDQSEEVRLRSFTTSIHKVNSMVTYKRTDSA, encoded by the exons ATGACGAGCACACTGAAAGGTATTACCCTGAAAGGAAGCGCTGAGCTTGTGGCCGAGTTTTTCT CATTCGGTATCAACAGCATCCTGTACCAGCGAGGGATCTACCCTCCGGAGACGTTCTCCCGAGTCACCCAGTATGACATGAGCCTTCAACTCACTACTGACACCAAGCTGAAGAGCTACCTGACCAACGTGGTATCTCAACTCAAAG AGTGGCTGTTTGACTGCACAGTGCAGAAGCTGGTGCTGGTGATCACATGTCTGGAGACCAGCGAGGTGCTGGAAAGGTGGCAGTTTGACATTGAGTGTGACAAGAGTGCCAAGGAGATCAG TGCTCCCAGGGAGAAATCCATCAAGTCCATCCAGGATGAGATTCGCTCAGTCATCAGACAGATCACCGCCACTGTCACCTTCCTACCCCTGCTGGAGACTGCCT GTGCCTTCGACCTCCTCGTCTACACCGACAAGGACCTGGAAGTGCCGGACAAGTGGGAGGAGTCAGGCCCCCAGATCATTGACCAGTCGGAGGAGGTTCGCCTGCGCTCCTTCACCACCTCCATCCACAAGGTCAACAGCATGGTGACCTACAAGAGGACCGACTCAGCCTAG